A genomic stretch from Sander vitreus isolate 19-12246 chromosome 17, sanVit1, whole genome shotgun sequence includes:
- the kif11 gene encoding kinesin-like protein KIF11, with protein MASHNLSGLKRDEKGRNIQVVVRCRPFNTMERKSSYGVMDCEPSRKEVSVRTGGMNDKAARKTYTFDMVFGQAAKQIDVYRSVVCPILDEVIMGYNCTVFAYGQTGTGKTFTMEGERSPDGEFTWEEDPLAGIIPRTLHQIFEKLSENGTEFSVKVSLLEIYNEELFDLLSPSDDVNERLQLFDDPRNKRGVVVKGLEEVTVHNKDEVYQILERGSAKRRTASTLMNAYSSRSHSVFSVTIHMKEITMDGEELVKIGKLNLVDLAGSENIGRSGAVDKRAREAGNINQSLLTLGRVITALVEKRPHIPYRESKLTRILQDSLGGRTKTSIIATVSPSSSNLEETLSTLEYASRAKNIMNKPEVNQKLTKRTLIKEYTEEIERLKRDLAATRDKNGVYLSAENYESMLGQITSHEEHTSEYTDRIAAMEEEIKKVTELFMDSKTRLEQCTVDLDEKQQMLEETSKDLQQTKEKLSQEEFVCSELTVVQETLYNAAGQLLSTVDASTSDVMGLHDKLDRKKKVEQHNSQIQQSFSQRMEGALSNMQRCVQQHGDKHHDMLSSYSQAIDGVRVMNEAALKGALTTVESFVGGVGTLVADGVSRCRDRVQQQEALCLQDKESLLQLLEEHRQDMEDVLVARTLMGLSAVKELNDTLRATVETQRALADKVEAMKELGVLFGGLVRELAGLREEAVQGLSSLQAEHGKLEDEIRRAQDRHQTGMKQTMQLLQEQLNLLTMEAQKDYADLRSASNALQKPLQTVQENISSGCSTVERQASAQADLLSSTSASLASSLRLSADESQRALDEMTGCCSHLHCSVSGLVQRDLQWTSRAREHAETQAQEHLSLSGKISTEAQTLCQSVETRCTEQLRMAEEELSSRQEEVTRSLVAVQNQTSADQTVLNQQQAELRDHVETSQDLVQGFLQEELQQDLPTGATPQRREFVYPRQLEKSRSRSELLESLRRRQEELQVAMEKEHHQEEEEEVDHDSLEDELSTCNESLATEPSFIDENLVFNESKRVPFFKQKKSSKKEAKMLAKYKASENEAMTPQKSKLPLRCQN; from the exons ATGGCTTCACACAACCTGAGCGGATTGAAACGGGACGAAAAGGGGAGAAACATCCAGGTCGTTGTGAGATGCAG GCCTTTCAACACGATGGAGCGCAAGTCGTCCTACGGGGTCATGGACTGCGAGCCGAGCAGGAAGGAGGTGAGCGTGCGGACGGGAGGGATGAACGACAAGGCGGCGCGAAAGACCTACACGTTTGACATG GTCTTTGGCCAAGCTGCCAAACAGATCGATGTGTACAGGAGTGTCGTTTGCCCCATTCTGGATGAAGTCATTATGGGATACAACTGCACTGTTTTTGC CTACGGTCAGACCGGAACAGGAAAGACGTTCAccatggagggagagaggagtcCGGACGGAGAGTTCACCTGGGAGGAG gacccTCTGGCAGGCATCATCCCCAGAACGCTGCACCAGATCTTCGAGAAGCTTTCTGAGAACGGCACCGAGTTCTCCGTCAAAGTCTCGCTGCTGGAGATCTACAACGAGGAGCTGTTCGACCTGCTCAGCCCCTCGGACGACGTCAACGAGCGGCTGCAGCTCTTCGACGACCCGCGGAACAAG CGCGGCGTGGTGGTGAAGGGTCTGGAGGAGGTGACCGTGCACAACAAAGACGAAGTCTATCAGATCCTGGAGAGAGGCTCTGCCAAGAGGAGGACGGCCTCCACGCTCATGAACGCCTACTCCAG TCGCTCCCACTCGGTGTTCTCCGTCACCATTCACATGAAGGAGATCACTATGGACGGAGAGGAACTGGTGAAGATCGGAAAACTCAATCTG GTGGATCTCGCCGGCAGTGAGAACATCGGGCGCTCGGGTGCGGTTGACAAGCGAGCTCGCGAGGCGGGCAACATCAACCAGTCGCTGCTGACACTGGGCCGCGTGATCACCGCCCTGGTGGAGAAAAGGCCTCACATCCCGTACAG agAGTCTAAGCTGACCAGAATCCTGCAGGACTCCCTCGGAGGTCGAACCAAAACCTCTATCATCGCCACCGTGTCGCCTTCGTCCAGCAACCTGGAA GAGACTCTGAGCACGCTGGAGTACGCCAGCAGAGCCAAGAACATCATGAACAAACCCGAGGTCAACCAGAAACTCACCAAGAGGACGCTCATCAAG GAATACACGGAGGAGATTGAGCGTCTGAAGCGCGATCTGGCCGCCACTCGGGACAAGAACGGAGTTTATCTGTCTGCAGAGAATTACGA gagTATGCTGGGTCAGATCACCTCTCATGAGGAGCACACGTCTGAGTACACCGACAGGATCGCTGCCATGGAGGAGGAGATCAAGAAG GTGACGGAGCTGTTCATGGACAGTAAAACCCGGCTGGAGCAGTGCACGGTAGACCTGGACGAGAAGCAGCAGAT GCTGGAGGAGACGAGCAAAGACCTGCAGCAGACCAAAGAGAAGCTGAGTCAGGAGGAGTTTGTCTGCTCGGAGCTCACCGTCGTCCAGGAAACTCTCTATAACGCGGCAGGACAG CTGCTGAGCACCGTGGACGCCAGCACCAGTGACGTGATGGGTCTGCACGACAAGCTGGACAGGAagaaaaag GTGGAGCAGCACAACAGTCAGATCCAGCAGAGTTTTTCTCAGCGGATGGAGGGAGCGCTGAGCAACATGCAGCGCTGCGTTCAGCAGCACGGAGACAAACACCACGACATGCTGAGCAGCTACTCCCAGGCCATCG ACGGCGTGCGCGTGATGAACGAGGCGGCGCTGAAAGGAGCTCTGACCACCGTGGAGTCCTTCGTGGGTGGCGTCGGGACGCTGGTGGCCGACGGCGTGTCTCGCTGTCGGGACAGAGTGCAGCAACAGGAGGCGCTGTGTCTGCAGGACAAGGAGagcctgctgcagctgctg gaaGAGCATCGGCAGGACATGGAGGATGTGCTGGTGGCTCGGACTCTGATGGGTCTGTCGGCTGTGAAGGAGCTCAACGACACTCTGAGGGCCACTGTGGAGACGCAGCGCGCTCTGGCCGACAAG GTGGAGGCGATGAAGGAGCTGGGCGTGTTGTTCGGCGGCTTGGTTCGGGAGCTGGCCGGGCTGAGGGAGGAAGCCGTGCAAGGCCTCAGCTCGCTGCAGGCCGAACACGGCAAGCTGGAGGACGAGATCCGACGGGCGCAGGACAGACACCAGACG GGTATGAAGCAGACCATGCAGTTGCTGCAGGAACAACTCAACCTGCTGACCATGGAGGCCCAGAAGGACTACGCTGACCTGCGCTCCGCCTCCAACGCTCTACAGAAACCTCTACAGACCGTCCAGGAGAACATCAGCAG CGGTTGCAGTACAGTAGAGCGTCAGGCCTCGGCCCAGGCAgacctcctctcctccacctccGCCTCCCTCGCCTCCTCCCTGCGTCTGAGCGCCGACGAAAGCCAACGGGCGCTGGACGAGATGACGGGGTGCTGCTCGCACCTCCACTGCTCCGTGTCCG GTCTGGTCCAGCGGGACCTCCAGTGGACCTCCAGAGCCAGGGAGCATGCAGAGACTCAAGCCCAGGAACACCTCTCACTGTCGGGGAAGATTTCCACTGAAGCTCAGACCCTCTGTCAG AGTGTGGAGACGCGCTGCACTGAACAGCTCCGGATGGCCGAGGAGGAGCTGTCCAGTCGGCAGGAGGAGGTGACGCGGTCTCTGGTGGCCGTGCAGAACCAGACCTCCGCGGACCAGACGGTCCTGAACCAACAGCAGGCCGAGTTGCGGGACCACGTGGAGACGAGCCAAGACCTGGTCCAGGGCTTCCTGCAGGAAGAGCTGCAGCAGGACCTTCCCACCG GTGCGACCCCTCAGCGTCGGGAGTTTGTGTATCCCCGGCAGCTGGAGAAGTCGCGGAGCCGCAGCGAGCTGCTGGAGAGCCTGCGGAGGCGGCAGGAGGAGCTGCAGGTCGCCATGGAGAAGGAGCATCaccaggaggaagaggaggaggtcgATCAC GACTCTCTGGAGGACGAGCTGAGCACTTGCAACGAAAGCTTGGCCACGGAGCCGTCCTTCATCGACGAGAACCTCGTCTTCAACGAGAGCAAACGGGTTCCCTTCTTCAAG CAAAAGAAGAGCAGTAAGAAGGAGGCAAAGATGCTCGCCAAGTATAAAGCGTCAGAAAACGAAGCCATGACGCCTCAGAAATCCAAACTGCCACTCCGCTGTCAGAACTAa